In the Nitrobacter sp. NHB1 genome, CCAGGATCGTCGCAGCCTTCGTCCGCCTCGCCATGATGCGCACCGTGCTCAGGCACCTCATACGCTCAACCCAATGCTCCTGAATCTAATCTTCTCGGGATCGGCTCTTTAGGTTCAAACCTCCCAAAGGAGAAGTGAATGGCCTTCAAGGATATTCTTTTGACGCTGACGAGCTATCCGGAACCGACGCCTGTCTCGGTGGTGGATGATGCGGTTTCGATAGCCGCCGCCCTGGGCGCTCACCTCGCGGCTATTTCCTGCGAAGTACATGTGGAAGTGCCCGGAAGCTTCCTTGCGGATAGCATCGTCGACATACCCGGAATCGTTGCGGGTGAGACCGCGAAGAGCCGCAAGAATGCGAAAGCTCTTCTCGCAGCGTTCGAAGCAGCGGCCGATAAGTCCGGCGTTCAGCATGAGATTATTTTGGAGAAATGCGCAACCCATAGGACGCCGTCGCTGCTAGTCGACTATGCACGGCTTCGCGATCTCACGATTATGTCGGTGCCCGAATCGTATGATCAGTGGTACGCGGAGGCTCTGATCTTCGAAACGGGTAGGCCGACGCTGATTCTGCCGGCTGCCCCGCGATCACACCCATTCCAGCTCGATACCGCCGGCGTGGCGTGGGATTTCAGTCGCACCGCTGCGCGAGCGGTTTCGGACGCGCTTCCGCTGCTTGAAACGGCAAAACGGGTTCGCGTCGTTACCGTCACGAACGAAAAGACTTTGGATTCCAAACATTCCGCCGAAGAACTGGCGAAGAACCTTGCTCGTCACGGCATCGACGTCGTGCTGGACAAGGTCGACGCCGATGGCAAGCCGATTGGCGAGGTCCTTGAAACGTACGTGCTTTCACACAAAATCGATGTGCTTGTAATGGGAGCCTATGGACACTCGAGATGGCGTGAATTCGTGCTTGGAGGCGCAACCAAGAGTCTGCTGTCGAGGCCCCCGGTCCCTATTTTGTTCTCGCATTGACGCTCGGCCATGCAAGACGCGAGAACAGATGCAGACAGTCCGCAACTAGAAACAAAGAAGGCGCATCCGAACCCTCCAAAGCTGATCAGATCGCTCACCCTCACCCATGCGGTGCTCTATGGGCTTGGCGTGACGATCGGCGCAGGCATTTACGTACTGGTGGGGGCGGCCGCCGGCCGGAGCGGCATGCACGCGCCTGTGGCGTTTCTTGCGGCCGCGATCGTCATGGGAATAACGGCGGCGTCCTTTGCCGAGTTGGGCACCAGAATGCCGGTCGCAGCGAGCGAAGCAGCTTACGTCCAGGCGG is a window encoding:
- a CDS encoding universal stress protein, whose translation is MAFKDILLTLTSYPEPTPVSVVDDAVSIAAALGAHLAAISCEVHVEVPGSFLADSIVDIPGIVAGETAKSRKNAKALLAAFEAAADKSGVQHEIILEKCATHRTPSLLVDYARLRDLTIMSVPESYDQWYAEALIFETGRPTLILPAAPRSHPFQLDTAGVAWDFSRTAARAVSDALPLLETAKRVRVVTVTNEKTLDSKHSAEELAKNLARHGIDVVLDKVDADGKPIGEVLETYVLSHKIDVLVMGAYGHSRWREFVLGGATKSLLSRPPVPILFSH